A single genomic interval of Pyrus communis chromosome 7, drPyrComm1.1, whole genome shotgun sequence harbors:
- the LOC137740888 gene encoding uncharacterized protein has product MIECQWRLWHPATVYPAAPEKLIGFGGHVSNPLTSSLSPHTSLSCTKFKSTSFLCSSKHCFKCFCDKTESTHEPSSRGFSALAADAPWDNGTVWSTMAFYMFSLHIPLSFGGLSVVAHLLHEPVLDPQTEAISLLGAQTLELIAALLLLQSTAKPQYKFVDFFKAKKLSKERSWLLASVVGFGFLFMLVFLTSLLADRVVGPKDINNPVLKEILLSSNISQAACVLVYCIITPVLEETVYRGFLLASILSTTKWQSAVLISSAIFSAAHLSGENSLQLFIIGCVLGCSYCWTGNLSCPILIHSLYNAMTLMITFLS; this is encoded by the exons ATGATAGAATGTCAGTGGCGACTGTGGCATCCTGCAACTGTATACCCTGCAGCACCTGAAAAACTCATTGGATTTGGAGGACATGTTTCCAATCCCCTAacttcctctctttctccccaTACCTCTCTCTCTTGCACCAAGTTCAAATCCACCAGCTTCTTATGCAGCTCCAAACATTGTTTCAAGTGCTTTTGTGACAAAACTGAAAGCACCCATGAACCCTCTTCTCGG GGGTTTTCGGCACTGGCAGCAGATGCTCCATGGGACAATGGAACTGTGTGGAGCACTATGGCTTTCTATATGTTCAGTTTGCACATCCCTCTGAGTTTTGGAGGGTTGTCTGTGGTTGCTCATCTGTTGCATGAACCTGTACTTGATCCACAGACAGAG GCAATATCATTGCTTGGAGCTCAAACTCTAGAGCTCATTGCGGCTCTGCTGCTTCTGCAGAGTACTGCCAAGCCACAATATAAgtttgtggatttcttcaaaGCTAAAAAACTATCAAAAGAGAGGAGCTGGCTGTTGGCATCTGTCGTAGGATTTGGGTTTCTGTTCATGTTGGTTTTCCTAACTTCCTTACTTGCTGATAGAGTCGTTGGCCCCAAG GATATAAACAACCCTGTTCTGAAGGAAATCTTGTTGAGCAGCAACATCTCACAAGCTGCTTGTGTTCTCGTATACTGCATTATCACTCCCGTGCTGGAAGAAACTGTTTACAGAGGATTTTTATTGGCGTCAATTTTGTCCACTACGAAATGGCAGTCTGCAGTTTTGATAAGCTCGGCTATTTTTAGTGCAGCTCACTTATCTGGTGAGAATTCCTTACAGTTGTTCATCATTGGATGTGTACTTGGATGCTCTTATTGTTGGACTGGAAACTTGAGCTGTCCCATCTTAATACATTCTCTGTACAACGCCATGACCCTAATGATAACATTCTTGTCCTGA
- the LOC137740188 gene encoding pentatricopeptide repeat-containing protein At4g21300-like, giving the protein MYNRFICPVYKHFIHNTPQWSKSIHTNYKTSLTLEGALASQFASIVQACSDHSLLQQGRQVHAHVICSGLVKNSLVGTKILGMYFLCGSIIDAKNMFYQLDLKYTLPWNWMIRGFTFTGYFDYALLFYFKMLDSGVSPDKYTFPSVIKACGGVNNVRLGKAVYDTIQLMGFGIDIFVGSSLIQLYVDNGCIQDAWHLFVKMPDKDCVLWNVMLHGYVKNGESNNSVRMFLEMRSSEVKPNAVTFACILSVCASEAMIGFGTQLHGLVVACGLESDSPAANTLLAMYSKCQYFSDARKLFDMMPQTDLVTWNGMISGYIQSGFMLEASRLFQDMISTSVKPDAITFASFLPSVAEQGSLKQGKEIHCYIVRHCVPLDVFLQSALIDVYFKCRNVEMARKIFNQSTRTDIVMCTAMISGFVLNGMNSDALDIFRWLLKQKMRPNSLTVATVLPACAGLAALKFGKEVHGNILKHGFDGRCYVGSALTDMYAKSGRLDLAHCVFQRLTERDAVCWNSMITSFSQNGKPEEAVDLFRQMGMGGVKYDCVSISAALSACANLPAFHYGKEIHSFMIRNAFSSDLFAESALIDMYAKCGNLDLARHVFDMMEEKNEVSWNSIISAYGNHGRLKESLVLFHEMLGNRILPDHVTFLGILSACGHAGAVDDGILYFRSMIEEYGIPARLEHYACVVDLLGRAGHLHEAFETIKSMPFSPDSGVWGTMLGACRLHGNVELAEEVSRYLFELAPLNSGYYILLSNVLADAGKWGSVLKVRTLMKNREVQKVPGYSWIEVNNNTHMFVAADGSHPESARIYSLLNSLLLELRKEGYNPRPYLPMHPQTLGV; this is encoded by the coding sequence ATGTACAATAGATTTATATGTCCAGTCTATAAACATTTCATACACAATACACCACAATGGTCCAAGTCCATACATACAAACTACAAAACCTCCCTTACTTTGGAAGGGGCATTGGCAAGCCAGTTTGCTTCAATCGTGCAAGCTTGTAGTGATCATTCTCTTCTCCAGCAAGGTAGACAAGTTCATGCACATGTCATTTGCAGCGGACTTGTCAAAAACAGCCTTGTTGGTACAAAGATCCTGGGTATGTATTTTCTCTGTGGGAGCATTATAGACGCCAAGAACATGTTTTATCAGCTTGATTTGAAATATACTTTGCCTTGGAACTGGATGATTAGAGGGTTTACATTCACGGGTTACTTTGATTATGCCTTGCTGTTTTACTTTAAGATGTTGGATTCTGGAGTTTCACCCGACAAGTACACTTTTCCGAGTGTAATTAAAGCTTGTGGTGGTGTGAATAATGTAAGATTGGGCAAAGCAGTCTATGATACTATCCAGCTTATGGGTTTTGGAATTGATATATTTGTGGGCAGTTCTTTGATTCAACTGTATGTGGACAATGGTTGTATCCAGGATGCATGGCACTTGTTTGTTAAAATGCCTGACAAAGATTGTGTTTTATGGAATGTTATGCTTCATGGCTATGTTAAAAATGGAGAATCAAATAATTCAGTTAGAATGTTCTTGGAAATGAGAAGTAGTGAAGTTAAGCCAAATGCAGTGACATTCGCTTGCATTTTGTCTGTTTGTGCGTCAGAAGCTATGATTGGTTTTGGTACTCAACTTCATGGGCTTGTTGTTGCTTGTGGGTTGGAGTCGGATTCTCCAGCGGCTAATACATTGTTAGCAATGTATTCTAAATGCCAGTACTTCTCTGATGCCCGCAAGTTGTTTGATATGATGCCTCAAACTGATTTAGTGACATGGAATGGAATGATATCTGGTTATATACAGAGTGGGTTCATGCTCGAGGCTTCACGTTTGTTTCAGGACATGATATCTACAAGTGTCAAACCTGATGCAATCACATTTGCAAGTTTTTTACCTTCTGTTGCTGAACAAGGAAGCCTCAAGCAAGGTAAGGAAATTCACTGTTACATTGTAAGGCACTGTGTGCCTTTGGATGTGTTTTTGCAAAGTGCACTTATTGATGTATACTTCAAGTGTCGGAATGTGGAGATGGCGCGCAAAATTTTCAACCAAAGCACCAGAACAGATATTGTCATGTGCACAGCTATGATTTCGGGGTTTGTTCTCAATGGGATGAATAGTGATGCATTGGACATTTTTAGATGGTTACTTAAACAGAAAATGAGACCAAATTCTCTAACAGTGGCAACTGTTTTACCAGCTTGTGCTGGTTTGGCTGCTCTGAAATTCGGAAAGGAAGTGCATGGTAACATCCTCAAGCATGGGTTTGATGGGAGGTGTTATGTGGGTAGTGCCCTTACAGACATGTATGCAAAATCTGGAAGACTCGATCTTGCTCATTGTGTTTTTCAAAGACTGACTGAAAGGGATGCTGTTTGTTGGAACTCGATGATAACAAGCTTTTCCCAGAATGGCAAACCAGAAGAGGCGGTTGATCTATTTCGTCAAATGGGGATGGGAGGTGTCAAATATGACTGTGTAAGCATTTCAGCTGCGCTATCTGCATGTGCAAATTTACCAGCATTTCATTATGGGAAAGAGATCCATAGTTTCATGATTAGAAATGCATTTAGCTCTGATCTGTTTGCTGAGAGTGCACTTATAGACATGTATGCCAAATGTGGAAACTTAGATCTTGCTCGCCATGTGTTTGACatgatggaagagaagaatgaagTTTCGTGGAACAGCATCATTTCTGCTTATGGGAATCACGGTCGCCTTAAGGAATCTCTTGTTCTATTTCATGAAATGTTGGGTAATAGGATCTTGCCTGATCATGTCACCTTTCTTGGTATATTATCTGCTTGTGGTCATGCAGGCGCAGTTGATGATGGAATTCTCTACTTCCGTTCCATGATTGAGGAATATGGGATCCCAGCTAGGTTAGAGCATTATGCTTGCGTGGTAGATCTGTTAGGGCGTGCTGGACATTTACATGAAGCATTTGAAACAATAAAGAGCATGCCATTCTCCCCAGATTCTGGTGTCTGGGGAACAATGCTTGGAGCATGTCGGCTCCATGGCAATGTTGAGCTTGCAGAAGAGGTATCAAGATATCTTTTTGAATTGGCGCCTCTAAATTCTGGCTATTATATACTCTTATCAAATGTACTTGCTGATGCTGGAAAATGGGGGAGTGTGCTTAAGGTTCGAACTCTGATGAAAAACAGAGAAGTTCAAAAGGTTCCTGGGTACAGTTGGATTGAGGTGAACAACAACACTCATATGTTTGTTGCAGCAGATGGGAGTCACCCAGAGTCTGCTCGGATATATTCATTGCTCAACAGTCTTCTTCTAGAACTAAGAAAAGAGGGTTATAATCCAAGGCCTTACCTTCCAATGCATCCACAAACGTTGGGGGTATAA